A genomic stretch from Oryzias latipes chromosome 24, ASM223467v1 includes:
- the matn3 gene encoding matrilin-3 isoform X1, protein MMMKHWTWSLLYCTALLLSDVVQATYHLRSGDPQLIAAQSYAQARHNARPPFRTLNPTNHRSDYTFRGGYHYRFQPPRIPPPIVYRPIPLSPPVTYQRSLVPVPPFQHRFKGPVAPNMHHTHKGPYPPVLPSHPLHTVKGPFHYKLRAPCPTQSTSVPKPVVLVRPTIFPTTPEPTTASTVAPVTSIVTTVPPLETPNPWTLPVSTQSGFATTVTPVETEEDAQCRSRPLDLVFIIDSSRSVRPAEFEKVRMFLANMVDTLDVGPDATRVAIVNYASTVKIEFFLKNYFNKLDLKKAIARIQPLATGTMTGLAIKTAMNEAFTEQSGARPRSRNISKVAIIVTDGRPQDQVEEVSAEARASGVEMYAVGVDRADMRSLQLMASVPLDDHVFYVETYGVIEKLTSKFRETLCGVDPCAMGHDCQHTCVSTNASYHCKCWNGYVLNPDKKTCSMKRVDPCAMGHDCQHTCVSTNASYHCKCWNGYVLNPDKKTCSRKSVDPCAMGHDCQHTCVSTNASYHCKCWNGYVLNPDKKTCSIKRVDPCAMGHDCQHTCVSTNASYHCKCWNGYVLNPDKKTCSLKQVKVEVLEDPCKCEARVAFQKQTQAAIQQLTANLADVSGRIQRLEGVLGQA, encoded by the exons ATGATGATGAAGCATTGGACCTGGAGCCTCCTGTACTGCACAGCCCTGCTGCTGTCAGATGTTGTGCAGGCCACATACCACCTCAGGTCCGGGGATCCTCAGCTTATAGCTGCGCAGAGTTATGCTCAGGCCAGACACAACGCTCGACCACCATTCAGGACCCTGAATCCAACAA ATCACAGAAGTGATTACACGTTTAGAGGAGGGTATCACTACCGCTTCCAGCCACCGAGGATCCCTCCGCCGATAGTGTATCGACCAATTCCCCTGTCTCCGCCCGTGACTTACCAAAGATCCCTGGTTCCTGTTCCGCCCTTTCAGCACAGGTTCAAAGGGCCGGTGGCACCAAACATgcatcacacacacaaaggtcCATATCCACCAGTTCTTCCCTCTCATCCCCTCCATACAGTCAAAGGCCCCTTCCATTACAAACTGAGAGCCCCATGCCCGACTCAGTCCACCTCGGTGCCAAAACCTGTGGTACTTGTCCGTCCCACCATCTTTCCCACCACACCAGAGCCAACAACTGCATCTACAGTGGCACCAGTGACCTCCATTGTGACCACTGTTCCGCCGCTGGAGACCCCCAATCCTTGGACTCTACCGGTCAGTACCCAAAGCGGCTTCGCCACCACCGTCACTCCTGTGGAGACAG AAGAAGACGCTCAATGCAGGAGCCGTCCCCTGGACCTGGTCTTCATCATCGACAGCTCTCGCAGCGTCCGTCCAGCCGAGTTCGAGAAGGTCAGGATGTTCCTTGCCAACATGGTGGACACCCTGGATGTGGGACCGGATGCCACCAGAGTGGCCATTGTCAACTACGCCAGCACAGTCAAGATCGAGTTCTTcctcaaaaactattttaacaaacTGGACTTGAAGAAGGCCATCGCTCGCATTCAGCCCTTGGCCACAGGAACCATGACCGGCTTGGCCATTAAGACGGCGATGAATGAAGCCTTCACGGAGCAGTCTGGAGCCCGCCCTCGCTCCAGGAACATCTCCAAGGTGGCAATCATCGTAACGGACGGTCGACCTCAGGACCAGGTGGAGGAGGTGTCTGCTGAAGCTCGGGCCTCGGGCGTTGAGATGTACGCCGTTGGGGTGGACCGTGCGGACATGCGCTCCCTGCAGCTGATGGCCAGCGTCCCTCTGGACGATCACGTCTTCTACGTGGAGACTTACGGCGTCATCGAGAAGCTCACCTCCAAGTTCAGGGAGACGCTGTGTg GTGTGGACCCGTGTGCCATGGGACACGACTGCCAACACACGTGTGTCAGCACCAACGCCTCCTATCACTGCAAGTGCTGGAATGGTTATGTCTTGAATCCGGACAAGAAAACATGTTCCATGAAAC GTGTGGACCCGTGTGCCATGGGACACGACTGCCAACACACGTGTGTCAGCACCAACGCCTCCTATCACTGCAAGTGCTGGAATGGTTATGTCTTGAATCCGGACAAGAAAACATGTTCTCGGAAAA GTGTGGACCCGTGTGCCATGGGACACGACTGCCAACACACGTGTGTCAGCACCAACGCCTCCTATCACTGCAAGTGCTGGAATGGTTATGTCTTGAATCCGGACAAGAAAACATGTTCCATTAAAC GTGTGGACCCGTGTGCCATGGGACACGACTGCCAACACACGTGTGTCAGCACCAACGCCTCCTATCACTGCAAGTGCTGGAATGGTTATGTCTTGAATCCGGACAAGAAAACATGTTCCCTGAAAC AGGTGAAGGTGGAGGTGCTGGAGGATCCCTGCAAATGTGAGGCCAGGGTGGCCTTTCAGAAGCAGACTCAGGCGGCCATCCAGCAGCTCACAGCCAACC TAGCTGACGTGTCCGGAAGAATACAGCGTCTTGAGGGCGTGCTGGGCCAAGCCTGA
- the matn3 gene encoding matrilin-3 isoform X3, with product MPDSVHLGAKTCGTCPSHHLSHHTRANNCIYSGTSDLHCDHCSAAGDPQSLDSTEEDAQCRSRPLDLVFIIDSSRSVRPAEFEKVRMFLANMVDTLDVGPDATRVAIVNYASTVKIEFFLKNYFNKLDLKKAIARIQPLATGTMTGLAIKTAMNEAFTEQSGARPRSRNISKVAIIVTDGRPQDQVEEVSAEARASGVEMYAVGVDRADMRSLQLMASVPLDDHVFYVETYGVIEKLTSKFRETLCGVDPCAMGHDCQHTCVSTNASYHCKCWNGYVLNPDKKTCSMKRVDPCAMGHDCQHTCVSTNASYHCKCWNGYVLNPDKKTCSRKSVDPCAMGHDCQHTCVSTNASYHCKCWNGYVLNPDKKTCSIKRVDPCAMGHDCQHTCVSTNASYHCKCWNGYVLNPDKKTCSLKQVKVEVLEDPCKCEARVAFQKQTQAAIQQLTANLADVSGRIQRLEGVLGQA from the exons ATGCCCGACTCAGTCCACCTCGGTGCCAAAACCTGTGGTACTTGTCCGTCCCACCATCTTTCCCACCACACCAGAGCCAACAACTGCATCTACAGTGGCACCAGTGACCTCCATTGTGACCACTGTTCCGCCGCTGGAGACCCCCAATCCTTGGACTCTACCG AAGAAGACGCTCAATGCAGGAGCCGTCCCCTGGACCTGGTCTTCATCATCGACAGCTCTCGCAGCGTCCGTCCAGCCGAGTTCGAGAAGGTCAGGATGTTCCTTGCCAACATGGTGGACACCCTGGATGTGGGACCGGATGCCACCAGAGTGGCCATTGTCAACTACGCCAGCACAGTCAAGATCGAGTTCTTcctcaaaaactattttaacaaacTGGACTTGAAGAAGGCCATCGCTCGCATTCAGCCCTTGGCCACAGGAACCATGACCGGCTTGGCCATTAAGACGGCGATGAATGAAGCCTTCACGGAGCAGTCTGGAGCCCGCCCTCGCTCCAGGAACATCTCCAAGGTGGCAATCATCGTAACGGACGGTCGACCTCAGGACCAGGTGGAGGAGGTGTCTGCTGAAGCTCGGGCCTCGGGCGTTGAGATGTACGCCGTTGGGGTGGACCGTGCGGACATGCGCTCCCTGCAGCTGATGGCCAGCGTCCCTCTGGACGATCACGTCTTCTACGTGGAGACTTACGGCGTCATCGAGAAGCTCACCTCCAAGTTCAGGGAGACGCTGTGTg GTGTGGACCCGTGTGCCATGGGACACGACTGCCAACACACGTGTGTCAGCACCAACGCCTCCTATCACTGCAAGTGCTGGAATGGTTATGTCTTGAATCCGGACAAGAAAACATGTTCCATGAAAC GTGTGGACCCGTGTGCCATGGGACACGACTGCCAACACACGTGTGTCAGCACCAACGCCTCCTATCACTGCAAGTGCTGGAATGGTTATGTCTTGAATCCGGACAAGAAAACATGTTCTCGGAAAA GTGTGGACCCGTGTGCCATGGGACACGACTGCCAACACACGTGTGTCAGCACCAACGCCTCCTATCACTGCAAGTGCTGGAATGGTTATGTCTTGAATCCGGACAAGAAAACATGTTCCATTAAAC GTGTGGACCCGTGTGCCATGGGACACGACTGCCAACACACGTGTGTCAGCACCAACGCCTCCTATCACTGCAAGTGCTGGAATGGTTATGTCTTGAATCCGGACAAGAAAACATGTTCCCTGAAAC AGGTGAAGGTGGAGGTGCTGGAGGATCCCTGCAAATGTGAGGCCAGGGTGGCCTTTCAGAAGCAGACTCAGGCGGCCATCCAGCAGCTCACAGCCAACC TAGCTGACGTGTCCGGAAGAATACAGCGTCTTGAGGGCGTGCTGGGCCAAGCCTGA
- the matn3 gene encoding matrilin-3 isoform X2 encodes MMMKHWTWSLLYCTALLLSDVVQATYHLRSGDPQLIAAQSYAQARHNARPPFRTLNPTKEDAQCRSRPLDLVFIIDSSRSVRPAEFEKVRMFLANMVDTLDVGPDATRVAIVNYASTVKIEFFLKNYFNKLDLKKAIARIQPLATGTMTGLAIKTAMNEAFTEQSGARPRSRNISKVAIIVTDGRPQDQVEEVSAEARASGVEMYAVGVDRADMRSLQLMASVPLDDHVFYVETYGVIEKLTSKFRETLCGVDPCAMGHDCQHTCVSTNASYHCKCWNGYVLNPDKKTCSMKRVDPCAMGHDCQHTCVSTNASYHCKCWNGYVLNPDKKTCSRKSVDPCAMGHDCQHTCVSTNASYHCKCWNGYVLNPDKKTCSIKRVDPCAMGHDCQHTCVSTNASYHCKCWNGYVLNPDKKTCSLKQVKVEVLEDPCKCEARVAFQKQTQAAIQQLTANLADVSGRIQRLEGVLGQA; translated from the exons ATGATGATGAAGCATTGGACCTGGAGCCTCCTGTACTGCACAGCCCTGCTGCTGTCAGATGTTGTGCAGGCCACATACCACCTCAGGTCCGGGGATCCTCAGCTTATAGCTGCGCAGAGTTATGCTCAGGCCAGACACAACGCTCGACCACCATTCAGGACCCTGAATCCAACAA AAGAAGACGCTCAATGCAGGAGCCGTCCCCTGGACCTGGTCTTCATCATCGACAGCTCTCGCAGCGTCCGTCCAGCCGAGTTCGAGAAGGTCAGGATGTTCCTTGCCAACATGGTGGACACCCTGGATGTGGGACCGGATGCCACCAGAGTGGCCATTGTCAACTACGCCAGCACAGTCAAGATCGAGTTCTTcctcaaaaactattttaacaaacTGGACTTGAAGAAGGCCATCGCTCGCATTCAGCCCTTGGCCACAGGAACCATGACCGGCTTGGCCATTAAGACGGCGATGAATGAAGCCTTCACGGAGCAGTCTGGAGCCCGCCCTCGCTCCAGGAACATCTCCAAGGTGGCAATCATCGTAACGGACGGTCGACCTCAGGACCAGGTGGAGGAGGTGTCTGCTGAAGCTCGGGCCTCGGGCGTTGAGATGTACGCCGTTGGGGTGGACCGTGCGGACATGCGCTCCCTGCAGCTGATGGCCAGCGTCCCTCTGGACGATCACGTCTTCTACGTGGAGACTTACGGCGTCATCGAGAAGCTCACCTCCAAGTTCAGGGAGACGCTGTGTg GTGTGGACCCGTGTGCCATGGGACACGACTGCCAACACACGTGTGTCAGCACCAACGCCTCCTATCACTGCAAGTGCTGGAATGGTTATGTCTTGAATCCGGACAAGAAAACATGTTCCATGAAAC GTGTGGACCCGTGTGCCATGGGACACGACTGCCAACACACGTGTGTCAGCACCAACGCCTCCTATCACTGCAAGTGCTGGAATGGTTATGTCTTGAATCCGGACAAGAAAACATGTTCTCGGAAAA GTGTGGACCCGTGTGCCATGGGACACGACTGCCAACACACGTGTGTCAGCACCAACGCCTCCTATCACTGCAAGTGCTGGAATGGTTATGTCTTGAATCCGGACAAGAAAACATGTTCCATTAAAC GTGTGGACCCGTGTGCCATGGGACACGACTGCCAACACACGTGTGTCAGCACCAACGCCTCCTATCACTGCAAGTGCTGGAATGGTTATGTCTTGAATCCGGACAAGAAAACATGTTCCCTGAAAC AGGTGAAGGTGGAGGTGCTGGAGGATCCCTGCAAATGTGAGGCCAGGGTGGCCTTTCAGAAGCAGACTCAGGCGGCCATCCAGCAGCTCACAGCCAACC TAGCTGACGTGTCCGGAAGAATACAGCGTCTTGAGGGCGTGCTGGGCCAAGCCTGA
- the matn3 gene encoding matrilin-3 isoform X4: MMMKHWTWSLLYCTALLLSDVVQATYHLRSGDPQLIAAQSYAQARHNARPPFRTLNPTNHRSDYTFRGGYHYRFQPPRIPPPIVYRPIPLSPPVTYQRSLVPVPPFQHRFKGPVAPNMHHTHKGPYPPVLPSHPLHTVKGPFHYKLRAPCPTQSTSVPKPVVLVRPTIFPTTPEPTTASTVAPVTSIVTTVPPLETPNPWTLPVSTQSGFATTVTPVETGVDPCAMGHDCQHTCVSTNASYHCKCWNGYVLNPDKKTCSMKRVDPCAMGHDCQHTCVSTNASYHCKCWNGYVLNPDKKTCSRKSVDPCAMGHDCQHTCVSTNASYHCKCWNGYVLNPDKKTCSIKRVDPCAMGHDCQHTCVSTNASYHCKCWNGYVLNPDKKTCSLKQVKVEVLEDPCKCEARVAFQKQTQAAIQQLTANLADVSGRIQRLEGVLGQA; the protein is encoded by the exons ATGATGATGAAGCATTGGACCTGGAGCCTCCTGTACTGCACAGCCCTGCTGCTGTCAGATGTTGTGCAGGCCACATACCACCTCAGGTCCGGGGATCCTCAGCTTATAGCTGCGCAGAGTTATGCTCAGGCCAGACACAACGCTCGACCACCATTCAGGACCCTGAATCCAACAA ATCACAGAAGTGATTACACGTTTAGAGGAGGGTATCACTACCGCTTCCAGCCACCGAGGATCCCTCCGCCGATAGTGTATCGACCAATTCCCCTGTCTCCGCCCGTGACTTACCAAAGATCCCTGGTTCCTGTTCCGCCCTTTCAGCACAGGTTCAAAGGGCCGGTGGCACCAAACATgcatcacacacacaaaggtcCATATCCACCAGTTCTTCCCTCTCATCCCCTCCATACAGTCAAAGGCCCCTTCCATTACAAACTGAGAGCCCCATGCCCGACTCAGTCCACCTCGGTGCCAAAACCTGTGGTACTTGTCCGTCCCACCATCTTTCCCACCACACCAGAGCCAACAACTGCATCTACAGTGGCACCAGTGACCTCCATTGTGACCACTGTTCCGCCGCTGGAGACCCCCAATCCTTGGACTCTACCGGTCAGTACCCAAAGCGGCTTCGCCACCACCGTCACTCCTGTGGAGACAG GTGTGGACCCGTGTGCCATGGGACACGACTGCCAACACACGTGTGTCAGCACCAACGCCTCCTATCACTGCAAGTGCTGGAATGGTTATGTCTTGAATCCGGACAAGAAAACATGTTCCATGAAAC GTGTGGACCCGTGTGCCATGGGACACGACTGCCAACACACGTGTGTCAGCACCAACGCCTCCTATCACTGCAAGTGCTGGAATGGTTATGTCTTGAATCCGGACAAGAAAACATGTTCTCGGAAAA GTGTGGACCCGTGTGCCATGGGACACGACTGCCAACACACGTGTGTCAGCACCAACGCCTCCTATCACTGCAAGTGCTGGAATGGTTATGTCTTGAATCCGGACAAGAAAACATGTTCCATTAAAC GTGTGGACCCGTGTGCCATGGGACACGACTGCCAACACACGTGTGTCAGCACCAACGCCTCCTATCACTGCAAGTGCTGGAATGGTTATGTCTTGAATCCGGACAAGAAAACATGTTCCCTGAAAC AGGTGAAGGTGGAGGTGCTGGAGGATCCCTGCAAATGTGAGGCCAGGGTGGCCTTTCAGAAGCAGACTCAGGCGGCCATCCAGCAGCTCACAGCCAACC TAGCTGACGTGTCCGGAAGAATACAGCGTCTTGAGGGCGTGCTGGGCCAAGCCTGA